Within Porites lutea chromosome 2, jaPorLute2.1, whole genome shotgun sequence, the genomic segment CGGTCTTCGCCGTCTTCGTGAAACGATTAAGGCAGTGCCGCCTTCTGCCTTCTTCActcaagaagaagacaaaaggacGCTTTGCTTGCAGAGTGATAATCATCTGAAGTTTCCTCACAATTCAGTCTCCGAACATCTCCACAGAAAATAGCTTACCTCATCGTAAATGCCAAAGTGACAACCGACTAGAATCGAACGTGATTTATTCCTGAATGATGAAGCCATACATTTTATCTGGCGGTCTTAGAATGTTGTAATAATTGCTATTTTAGctctgaaaaatatatttggaaGTTGTGGTATTGTTCTAAATTATTTTGGCAGGCTGGAGAAACTTGCAGTTTATTTTTGAAAGAAGTATTTCAACCATCCATTTGTCAATTTATTGATTAAGAAAGGTGTTTTACTGACAGGGAGATTTTTATGGTAATAAAGTAAAATAGTCAGGCCTTTCCTTTCTGTTGACTTGATGGTGGTGCCAGTTCGTGATGGCTAAAATGAAATGTGATCAGGATCTTAGACAGAAGTGGCGCTCGCTTTTGAGGGAAAAAGAAGGCCTAGAAAGTCTTTTAACACTGCCACttaaaaatttactgaaaaaaaatcttttacttAATGTATGCCTATCACAACATTCGGAACTAACTGTAAGTCTAGTGTAccataaatgttattaaaagtAACAAGCTTTATCAAGACAGATATTTAGCTTCTTCTTTTAATATGTAAGACCAAAGAGATATTCCTCTCATTCAACCAACTAAGTACAAAGCCAACCCAGGACACTGttaggggcgtagccaggatttttgcagaggtacgcacaattcTCCAAATCGCTTTGCACCCCTCCCTCCCCACCCCACTTCCCAGAAAAACTTCCTTGATTAAAGATTTGGTTACGTTGTTAGTCTAAGGAGTTTTTTCTGCATATGAAATgacacttatgtccaggattgaACACTGTTCCCCAAGCAATATATCAagcgttacaaacaacaaaaatgaactttgaaaactgATAGGCAAAAAAGTTTTCCAAAATCACATTTGCAATcggtcacgcaacgctcctgggTGACGACACTACAAAGGGCTGTCTAGTAGACTAGATCACTCTATGCATATCTGTTGTTTTGACCGCGGTTCACTCCGTATGGTGGCAGTTCCTACTGTTTCAATTTTACGTTTGTTTCCTGACACGTCAGCTCCATTATGCACAAAAAGACTGGCTCTCAACAGAACAGTTGTTTGCTTATTGTGAAAGACAGTCTAAAGTATAACGGAGTACACTTCAGTCTTCTGAAAACTCTTGTTGCATTTCCGGTAGCTCAATTGGCAACGGCCAAATAACCGATACTTCAGGAATCTACTTGCTTTTTGCAGCGTGTGCTGCTAAAGGCAATTGCAATTGCGGGCTCTGTCAAAACTGTTCATAAGAAGATCCAGCTAAGCTTTTTTCGGTTTGTACTCTACAGACTCGACACAAAATGACGATTGAATAACCAGGTCTTTACGAAAAAGGGGGTTTGATAAAGAACACAAGGAGGTGAAGGAAATGGAGGGGAGTATTAGATGTTTAGTCGACGAAATATCCCACTATAATTTGCTCCAGCTTCAAAGATccactttttaagaactttgtgataccttgtgaaaGTTCTCATGAAGATCTTAAAGTTAGAGGACCTGATGAGTTCGATTTTTCTGTTTATagaagagggtctcaatggggtggtggcttttacggttatcgactaaaattttggcttttttacggctatcggttaatttttttcagttacggttaacaaaaaagttaaaaattaacttcttttgtttcaaaaagttaaatattaattaacctgtattttttgtatctttaaagcaaaataaagaggtcttaggatcatctcgggctgaaataagctattcttttgaaaaattttaacatttgatggatcatactttttataaagtattccacttcttatattattttacacatataaatgtcaatagtcaatttaaaaataatctttgtgaaaaagcaaagcacacacacgcacgcccaactcaaggcctgGGCCCgacattcattacaacagaaatggccgttttcacattAGAGACGGGTTATTCGTGTGAgatgggttatccgtttgatgattcgcgtcagataggtaatgtcttaatttgaaaatggaatagttttaattttgaatgaacaatccgcctgactttatccgtcaatttcgacggacagtttgaagacgggattatccgttccagatagcctgtgtacagccgccccctcccctcagaaaaaatcggagaaggggtgtctgtcgggaagggggcgattgtacacaggctagtctcagacggataatccatttctagctctagtgtgaaaacggccgataacaaaattcccgtgtccagtgtttttaatgatagcgaaggactgtacggaacgactgtcagCCGTTGCATTGTCCGTAGTCCTCATCATCGCGCGGCTAAtacgtttcgggtcacgtggtccgtgCGAGTTCGTCACCGAAActccttgaccgagattgcgtggcaggacgccgtacagggactaggcatggcaacgtctaccgtagcgtcagagaaaaacagggaaatgttgtttatcggcatcgtgttttacaaacagtgacatctctgcgtgttatTTCACTATTTTTTCGAGGGCatgacctcctgaaaatcgcaaatattaatccccagcaagaagccacactctcgctctggaaaaaaattagttccccgagacagcggcggaaatggagcctagccaacacctaaaaggcgcgtTACcgaacgtgcgtacggagtgactttagccgggaaataaaaaaacgcagccataagtgagtttagtaccttcattaaaagtagcaaaactagggaacaatttcttttacggttggtccttttttactctatttacggctaacggttaaaatttttcaatttttacggctatcgactaaatttttggccgttttacgcctatcggttaaccccattgagaccctcatagAAGAGCTTTCCAGCCGTGGTGTTTGTGTTATAAAGGATATCCCCTTACGAACGGTTCCCAATCCAGGCTACACAGCCAGTCCCCAGGCGTTTTCGGATCGGTcattcctggactctaccgGACAACCGATCAAGAGAGAACGCCAGCGGACTAGGCtgcaggggcccgtttctcgaaagtccccgtaacttttcgggtccgaaataaaatcttcaaatcaaaataacaagaataagagcgcgggtcctggccaGCAAACTACTCCAGTTTGTTTCATTAACttatagttttatcatgttagatgcaaaactattgaaacctcagTCTTTAATGTAAATGGGgtcagcttaccgggcccgttaattaacgggactttcgagaaacgggccccaggatACGTAGATGTTCATTTCCCCCAACGAAGATGATCGTAGTCGTTGGCAACCGCGTCTACATTTCCGAAGAGGGAATCGTTAAACCTGATGTTCTTTTGGAAAGATTTAAACAGCTCATCGACGAGGCAATAGCTAATCGACAGCGATCGATTCACGATAAGTTAGGTAAGGTTGTCGAATTTAGCCTGAGAAAGGTCGTGGATAGCCGTGGATTTAACTCTTTGTATCACATTTCAGGATAGccgaacgcttggaacaggtcAGCAGCGGTCACCGGCCTGGATATGAAGCGTTTAGAGAAGCTGTAGCCGAGGGATGAGGGATATCATCTCGTCGCAAACCTTGCCTCTGCTGGCGCTTATCATTTTCCATCCCGGCGAGGGGTTGTACTCAAACACATCTGCAAAGACCCTAACCTCATTCATGGGAGGACGGTCAAGGTTCTCAAGGTATTGCAGAAGGAAAGTGAATTTCATTTAAATCTTGTTCAAGGTCCACTGGACCTTCCACTCCTAATTTAAAACGATGTTCTTACACGAATGGATTGAGTTTCTAAACGATTCATGTTGGACCTAAGATCAGCTGGAAAAGCGAATCAAGAGCATTTTAGAAAGGATCCAAAGAAGTCTGGTTCGGAAAGATATTCGGGATCATTCTCATTAGCTGGGTACAGACCCTTATATAAAAACAGAAACAGACTACAATATACAGCTCTTTATATATTCCAAGATTCGCAGTTTCTAGGTTCCAGGttataaacttttttattttaaagcaaaaatggCAGGAAACTGCGCGATATACATTAAAAACTGCTGGCCTTGCTCAAACTTACTTAATTGGAATAATGCCAGCTCAGTCAAGGTTATTTACCAtttatattttacaaaatttttccGGAACCTCCGGTTGGAAAATAAATAGAAGGCGACTTTTTGTGTCGTTCCAGCGGAAAATTTTCGGGAGCAatggaacatctgaaaaggtagtcttGTTTCTCCGGACTAAATTTTTCCAACGGAAAatcgtgttccatttcttcagaGCCATGTTTGATACCATATTCAGGCCTTCTCGGCCGTTTTTCGGTAAAttgaactgatttgtacaaaagAGTGGTAAACATGCGATTCCGCGATAAACGTTTCCAATCCTAAATTTTGCTTATAACCATTTGCCTAAATCTTGAACCGACCAGTTTGCCCATGCGATTTCCGACGGAGTTGCTCCAAGTCACTGTTTTAAAGCAAAAGTGCGAATAAcctgcaagcagaggtttctctcctGCTTGGCTTAAAGAGTCATAAACGAAGTCGTTCGCTAGCTTGTCTGTCGCGTAGTTAGTTTGTTTAAACCTAGTGAGAAAACAAACTAACCacgcgacagacaagccacgcgaGCTACTTCGTAagcgctaaaagccatgcaggagagaaacctctgctggCATCGAAAAGTGCAAAGCTATTGACATGAATAGGGTTTTTATTGTCAGCTCAAATACAACTCTCTTTTGGCTACGTTTTGAACGTGAGAGTCTTTGGAACTCGAAAAAAGTTGACTATTCCAGGTGTACTCATCACCTAGACAGTCCTCACCTAgacattctttaatttttttttctgggaagCTGCGAAGTCCCGCAAGGTTGGTTCattgttttgatacaaaaaaGTCACCACGGGGCTACAAAATGTGAGAAAATgtccctttttattttaaatattttgcttcaGACGTCAAGAAGTGgttttcatttatattttattgataacttttaccAGTTGTAGCTTATTTATTTCATAGAAGtcttatttttaatacaattaATTCTCTTATTACGCCTGGGCCACATGTGATTTTACGGGATGCTGTCCAACTTTGATATCGAGTACGCCCTGGAAACAAGTCTTCGCACTGCCCAGTCTTCTCTCTGTCCCATTTCCGGGAAAGACGGAAGTGTTAGACGTGGATTCAGAGGAAGCTAGACGACGAAACCATGGCACACATAAGAAACACGCGTTTACGCAATCTATATGAAGAGGCCGAGTTTGACCGGGAACATGAAGAAGTGCAGGAGATAGAAGAAACCGTAAGAAATTTGGTTCAAGAAATTGCAGAAAGTATCGCTGAGAAGGATCCCCTCTTTAGAACCACCGTACTCCAAAGTGGCAGCTTTTACGAAGACCTCAAAGTCGAAGGGCCGAACGAGTTTGATTTTATGTTCTGTTTGGAAGAACTGTCCAAAATTGGTGTCTGTGAGGTAAAAGAGATTCCTTTCCGGTCTGTTCGTGATCCAGGCTATGTTCATGTACAAGTACCGCATCCCTTTCATGAAAAACGCTGGAAAAAATACATCTCAAAAAGCAAGAAATTAAAACCTAAAGCACTGCTGGAAAAGTTTGAAATATTAGTCAGAGAAGCCTTGACGGAGAAATCAAACGATTTTCACCCAAAACTGGACCAACACAGTTTTACAATCGAGTTGAGGAAAATTTCCGTTACATTGAAGCTCGTGTGGAATGGTACAAAATACAGACACTACGAAATTTCGATCGATTTGGTGTTATGCATTAAAGTCGGAGGATGGCCGAAAGATTCTGACTTGCAAACTCGTTTCAACCGTTCTCACCCCGGATTTGAAGTAATGAACAAAGTTACTGAGATGGGCTATCATCTCATAGCCTCATCTATCGGCGAATCTGGGGCACCTAGACCCTGTTGGCGACTCTCGTTCTCCAAAGCGGAAGCTGTTTTGCTGAAACATATATGCAGAAACTCAACACTTATGCACAAGGCCACTGTGAAGATTCTCAAAGTAGTAAGGAAAAATAACGAATCGACGCTTGTGCTTGAAGAGGAAGATGACGATGCGTTAGACTCGATGATTCTATCAGGAACTTCCGGAATATCTTATCTGATTTGTGGGGATTTCATTCTTACGTTATCAAGACAATGTTTCTTCATGAGTGGTTCGAGCGGCCTGAAGATTCGTACTGGACCCAGGACCGACTTGCGGAACGAATCCGCAGTATCCTAAAGAGGATCCATAACAGTATTCGTGGAAAGGACATTAGGAGCTTTTGGTTACCAGAATATAAGCTGTTCAACTTTCGTGCGAGAAGAAGAACAAGGACAAACAAGGCTGAAAACACAGTCTCAACCTTGATAAAACAGTTCGAGGAAGTTACCATTTAACGAACGTTTTATAAATGTAAAAGTTA encodes:
- the LOC140927184 gene encoding cyclic GMP-AMP synthase-like receptor — its product is MAHIRNTRLRNLYEEAEFDREHEEVQEIEETVRNLVQEIAESIAEKDPLFRTTVLQSGSFYEDLKVEGPNEFDFMFCLEELSKIGVCEVKEIPFRSVRDPGYVHVQVPHPFHEKRWKKYISKSKKLKPKALLEKFEILVREALTEKSNDFHPKLDQHSFTIELRKISVTLKLVWNGTKYRHYEISIDLVLCIKVGGWPKDSDLQTRFNRSHPGFEVMNKVTEMGYHLIASSIGESGAPRPCWRLSFSKAEAVLLKHICRNSTLMHKATVKILKVVRKNNESTLVLEEEDDDALDSMILSGTSGISYLICGDFILTLSRQCFFMSGSSGLKIRTGPRTDLRNESAVS